A stretch of the Lagenorhynchus albirostris chromosome 21, mLagAlb1.1, whole genome shotgun sequence genome encodes the following:
- the HGSNAT gene encoding heparan-alpha-glucosaminide N-acetyltransferase isoform X3 — MVFVNYGGGRYWYFKHASWNGLTVADLVFPWFVFIMGSSIFLSMTSVLQRGCSKFRLLGKIAWRSFLLICIGIVIVNPNYCLGPLSWEKVRIPGVLQRLGGTYFVVAVLELLFAKPVPESCTSERSCFSLLDIISSWPQWLFILMLEGVWLALTFFLPVPGCPTGYLGPGGLGDWGKYPNCTGGAAGYIDRLLLGDHHLYQHPSSAVLYHTEVAYDPEGILGTINSIVMAFLGVQAGKILLYYKDQTKGILIRFATWGCFLGFISVALTKASENEGFIPVNKNLWSISYVTTLSSFAFFILLVLYPVVDVKGLWTGTPFFYPGMNSILVYVGHEVFANYFPFQWRLGDNQSHREHLVQNIVATALWVLIAYVLYKKKVFWKI; from the exons GTTTGTGTTTATTATGGGATCTTCGATCTTTCTGTCAATGACTTCCGTTCTGCAGCGGGGATGTTCAAAATTCAGACTGCTGGGGAAAATTGCGTGGAGGAGTTTCCTGTTAATCTGTATAGGAATTGTCATTGTGAACCCCAATTATTGCCTGGGTCCAC TGTCCTGGGAGAAGGTGCGGATCCCTGGCGTGCTCCAGCGGCTCGGGGGCACCTACTTTGTGGTCGCCGTGTTGGAGCTGCTCTTTGCCAAGCCCGTGCCTGAGAGCTGCACCTCG GAGAGAAGCTGCTTTTCTCTGCTGGACATCATATCCAGCTGGCCCCAGTGGCTCTTCATCCTGATGCTGGAAGGTGTTTGGCTGGCCTTGACCTTCTTCTTACCTGTTCCCGGATGCCCTAC CGGCTATCTGGGCCCCGGGGGCCTCGGAGATTGGGGCAAGTATCCGAATTGCACGGGAGGCGCTGCCGGCTACATTGACCGCCTGCTCCTAGGAGACCATCACCTTTACCAGCATCCTTCCTCGGCT GTGCTTTATCACACCGAGGTGGCCTACGACCCAGAAGGCATCCTGGGGACCATCAACTCCATCGTGATGGCATTTTTAGGAGTTCAG GCAGGGAAAATACTCCTGTATTACAAGGATCAGACTAAAGGCATCCTGATCAGATTCGCTACCTGGGGTTGTTTCCTT GGGTTTATTTCTGTTGCTTTGACAAAGGCTTCCGAAAATGAAGGCTTTATTCCAGTAAACAAAAACCTCTG GTCCATCTCCTATGTCACCACGCTGAGCTCCTTCGCCTTCTTTATCCTGCTGGTCCTGTACCCCGTTGTGGACGTGAAGGGGCTGTGGACGGGAACTCCGTTCTTCTACCCTG GAATGAACTCGATCTTGGTGTACGTGGGCCACGAGGTCTTCGCCAACTACTTCCCCTTCCAGTGGAGGCTGGGGGACAACCAGTCACACAGGGAGCATCTCGTTCAGAACATAGTCGCCACTGCACTCTGGGTGCTCATCGCTTACGTTCTCTATAAGAAGAAGGTGTTTTGGAAAATCTGA
- the HGSNAT gene encoding heparan-alpha-glucosaminide N-acetyltransferase isoform X4, producing MWFQSFVFIMGSSIFLSMTSVLQRGCSKFRLLGKIAWRSFLLICIGIVIVNPNYCLGPLSWEKVRIPGVLQRLGGTYFVVAVLELLFAKPVPESCTSERSCFSLLDIISSWPQWLFILMLEGVWLALTFFLPVPGCPTGYLGPGGLGDWGKYPNCTGGAAGYIDRLLLGDHHLYQHPSSAVLYHTEVAYDPEGILGTINSIVMAFLGVQAGKILLYYKDQTKGILIRFATWGCFLGFISVALTKASENEGFIPVNKNLWSISYVTTLSSFAFFILLVLYPVVDVKGLWTGTPFFYPGMNSILVYVGHEVFANYFPFQWRLGDNQSHREHLVQNIVATALWVLIAYVLYKKKVFWKI from the exons ATGTGGTTTCAATC GTTTGTGTTTATTATGGGATCTTCGATCTTTCTGTCAATGACTTCCGTTCTGCAGCGGGGATGTTCAAAATTCAGACTGCTGGGGAAAATTGCGTGGAGGAGTTTCCTGTTAATCTGTATAGGAATTGTCATTGTGAACCCCAATTATTGCCTGGGTCCAC TGTCCTGGGAGAAGGTGCGGATCCCTGGCGTGCTCCAGCGGCTCGGGGGCACCTACTTTGTGGTCGCCGTGTTGGAGCTGCTCTTTGCCAAGCCCGTGCCTGAGAGCTGCACCTCG GAGAGAAGCTGCTTTTCTCTGCTGGACATCATATCCAGCTGGCCCCAGTGGCTCTTCATCCTGATGCTGGAAGGTGTTTGGCTGGCCTTGACCTTCTTCTTACCTGTTCCCGGATGCCCTAC CGGCTATCTGGGCCCCGGGGGCCTCGGAGATTGGGGCAAGTATCCGAATTGCACGGGAGGCGCTGCCGGCTACATTGACCGCCTGCTCCTAGGAGACCATCACCTTTACCAGCATCCTTCCTCGGCT GTGCTTTATCACACCGAGGTGGCCTACGACCCAGAAGGCATCCTGGGGACCATCAACTCCATCGTGATGGCATTTTTAGGAGTTCAG GCAGGGAAAATACTCCTGTATTACAAGGATCAGACTAAAGGCATCCTGATCAGATTCGCTACCTGGGGTTGTTTCCTT GGGTTTATTTCTGTTGCTTTGACAAAGGCTTCCGAAAATGAAGGCTTTATTCCAGTAAACAAAAACCTCTG GTCCATCTCCTATGTCACCACGCTGAGCTCCTTCGCCTTCTTTATCCTGCTGGTCCTGTACCCCGTTGTGGACGTGAAGGGGCTGTGGACGGGAACTCCGTTCTTCTACCCTG GAATGAACTCGATCTTGGTGTACGTGGGCCACGAGGTCTTCGCCAACTACTTCCCCTTCCAGTGGAGGCTGGGGGACAACCAGTCACACAGGGAGCATCTCGTTCAGAACATAGTCGCCACTGCACTCTGGGTGCTCATCGCTTACGTTCTCTATAAGAAGAAGGTGTTTTGGAAAATCTGA